One Edaphobacter lichenicola DNA window includes the following coding sequences:
- a CDS encoding Fpg/Nei family DNA glycosylase: MGRDRMRVVVRTAEWEAVGFNIPVAEFHTARSLERSSQVPKLGPDILSNEFTVEGGVARLAAYGRENPDAEIAVVLLNQRVLAGLGNVYKSEVAFAAGVNPFRAMRTITTREMEVMVDVSQRYMKANVADGSSSLGGGEGIVTYSGNRRTTHSSNREERLWVYGRQGQECRRCGATVMMRKQGLQARSTYWCPECQPWVGMGETVAPLGRVSLVRRGKIGC, translated from the coding sequence ATGGGAAGGGATCGGATGCGGGTGGTGGTTCGGACGGCGGAATGGGAGGCTGTGGGGTTCAATATTCCGGTGGCAGAGTTTCATACGGCGCGGTCTCTGGAACGAAGTAGCCAGGTGCCGAAGCTGGGGCCTGATATTTTGTCGAATGAGTTTACGGTGGAAGGTGGTGTGGCTCGGTTGGCTGCGTATGGGAGGGAGAATCCTGATGCGGAGATTGCGGTGGTGCTGCTGAATCAGCGAGTGCTGGCGGGATTGGGGAATGTTTATAAGAGCGAGGTGGCGTTTGCGGCGGGGGTCAATCCGTTTCGCGCGATGAGGACGATTACGACACGAGAGATGGAGGTGATGGTTGACGTGTCGCAGAGATACATGAAGGCGAATGTGGCGGACGGGTCTTCTTCTCTAGGAGGCGGGGAGGGGATTGTGACTTACTCGGGCAATCGGCGGACGACACACTCGTCGAATCGCGAGGAGAGGCTGTGGGTGTATGGGCGGCAGGGGCAGGAGTGCCGACGGTGTGGGGCGACGGTGATGATGAGGAAGCAGGGGTTGCAGGCTCGTTCGACTTACTGGTGTCCGGAGTGCCAGCCGTGGGTGGGGATGGGGGAGACCGTCGCTCCGTTGGGAAGGGTGTCTTTGGTGCGACGGGGCAAGATTGGATGTTAG